Within Sulfurospirillum arsenophilum NBRC 109478, the genomic segment CCTGCGATGGAGAGTGGAAATCCAATCGCCGCAGAGGTAGCAATCGCGCGTTTGAGATCTACATTTTGCCACACAAGATAAGGTACGGTCAAAGAACCTCCACCGATTGAAACCAGCGCTGAGACGATGCCAATGAGAGAACCAACACCAAACAACGATGGCGGTGTAGAGAGCTCCCGACTCGGTTTTGGCTTTTTATCGATTGCCATTTGAATGGAGACATACGCCATAAAAACTGCAAAGAAGATGGCAAGGTGAACGGATTTCATGTAGGTTGCTAAAAACGTTGCCGCAAAAGTGCCTAGTATAACGCCACCTGCCATGTATTTTACGACATTCCACATAACGGCACCTTTTTTGTGGTGGGCTCGCATACTCGCAAATGATGTAAAAATAATCGATGCCATCGATGTACCAAGTGCCATATGTACGACTTGCTCAACAGGAATGCCTTGTGCCAAGAAAATTGAAGTCAGTATGGGAACCATAATACCACCACCGCCAATACCCAATAATCCAGCCATAAAACCAACCACTAAACCCAAAGCTAAAAATGCTAAAATCCATTCAAAACCCATATTCTTCCTTTACGCGCGCTTGATGCGTCCATTTTCAACTTTTATTTTACCTAAACATTCGTATTCAAATACTTTTTGTGCAAATTTTTCCACAGCATCGTGGTAGAGAGGATGTGTATCACAGTAGATTAAAAAATCATCTTTACATGTAAGTTCAACTTTGCCAAAAAGTGCGACAAAGGCATCAATGTCATAAAGAGGTTTTGCTAACCCTTTTGAGAGAAGCCAATTTGTGCCCTCACTCTCACCCAAACGGTGAGGAAGCACATAAATAGGTTTTTGCATCTTAAGTGCAAACTCAATGCTGTGCATTGTGCCACTTTTAAGATCAGCTTGTGTGACAACAAGCGCGTCACCAAGAGCAACAACAAGTTCATTTCGTAGTGGAAAATTCCACTTCAGGGAAGGTTGTCCTGCTTCAAATTGACTGAGCACCAATCCCTCTTTTTCAATCCCCTCAATTAGCTTTACATGTAAAGCAGGATAGCGAATATCAAGCCCAGTTCCTGCCACTGTCATATCCATTAACAAACTTGAACTTTATGTTGATTGATAATAAATTGTTTCACTACTTCAAAACATCCAATTTATCGAATTTTTCGTAAAAAATGTATTTTATCTTAATGCATAAAAAAGAATGCTAAAGAACATTTTTTAAACAGAAAAAATATTTATTCATTACAAGTAAAAACTTTAATTTGTCGATTTTTACAATAATAATATTTAATTAATTTATATTACAAAAATTTCAAAAATACTATATAATTTTAGCATGAGTGTCAGGAAAATAAAAAAGAGTTATATCTCTTGTGTAGGGTATTTTATCAGTTACAAAAATGGGCAAAGCAAAATTGCTTTTGAATCTATTTTAGAAAGTGATTTCTACATGATATTAGAATTTGATACGACTGTTCTAAAGTACGAAGAACAACCGATACAAATGTATTATGACTATTCAGATACACAAAAGCGCAGGTATACACCTGATACTTTAGTGACTTATACTGACGGGACTCAAAAACTTTTTGAAGTGAAATATGCAAATGATTTCACAAGATATCCTGAACTTCCCAAAAAAATAGAAATCTTACGTCAATATATTCAAGAAACCTACAATATAGAGTTTGAAGTTTTTACCGATCAAAACATCACAAAAGTTATCTTAGACAATTACAAATTTTTATATAAATTTGCATTCGTTCCGCTACATACATCCATTCATGAACAGATCTATTATCACATCAAGACAACTTCCTCTATCAATGTACAGCAGCTCTTAACACTTCTTTGCCATCCTCAAGAAGAATTGAAATACATTTTGCCATATGTATGGAATTATTTTTTTCAAAATCATCATTTGCTTAATTTGAATCTACCTTTAACCATGTGTTCTATAATTTACAAAAATGGAGCTACTCATGGCTAAAATTGATTTAAAAATAGGCTCTCATGTTTTTTATAATAACGAGCCATATTGTATTTATAGAATTGTGAATTTATCAGAAGTAGGACTTGAACATCTTAAAACAAAAAAGCTTCTTAACGCGAAGATTACAGAACTCTCTTCCAAAGAAGTACCAGAGGTTCCTAAAAATATTATGGAATATTCACAACGAGAATGGGATGAAGCCAAAAAACGATTCGATATGATTAAGGATATCGTCTATAAAAGTGCCTCCAAAGAAGATATTTCAAAAATATGTACACAACACAATGTAAGTCATACAACGCTTTATACGTGGAAAAGAAGATACGAACAAACAGCAGAGATTAGCTCTTTGATTTCCAATAAATCCCAAAGAGGGAAAAAAGGAGCGCGTGTTGATCCAAAAGTTGAAGCGATTATTGATGAAAGCTTAGAAACCCTCTATTTAAACAAACAACGCTATAGTTTTCCAAGGATATACAATAAAATTGCAAGAGAATGTGTAAAAGCAGTCTTAGAACCACCTCATGCCAATACTGTTCGAAATCGTATTAAAGCAATTCATCCAAAAGAGGCTCTTAAACGTAGGTATAGTGCTAAATTAGCGCATGAAAAATTTTCCAATTTTGAAGGAGAATATCCTTATGGTAACTATCCGCTTGAAGTTGTTCAAATTGATCATACGCCCTTAGATATTATTGTCGTCGATAAGACTTATCGTAAGCCTTTAGGAAGGCCTTATCTCACTTTAGCAATTGATGTTTATTCTCGCATGATAGCAGGCTTTTATCTCTCCCTTCAATCACCTGGTTATTATAATGTCAGTCAATGTATTCTCAGTATCTTCTCTCAAAAAGATACGTATTTAGCACACTACAATGTATCAGGAAAGTGGGAGATTTTTGGCATACCAAGAATGATACACGTGGATAATGGGCAAGACCTTGTTTCAGAAGAAACACAACGAGCATGTGAAGAATTTGGTTGTTCACTTTTAAAAAGACCTGTTGGCAGACCTCAATTTGCTTCACATATTGAAAGGCTCTTTGGCACTATCAATGGTGAAATACATAATCTTCCTGGCACAACACGCTCTAACATTCAAGAAAGAGCAACGTATGATTCTGCGAAGCATGCCTGCTATACACTTGATGAGCTGACACAATGGCTTATTCATTATATCGTCAATATCTATCACACAAAACACCATACTGGTATTGAAATGTCACCCAATGACAAATATCAAAAAGGCATTTTAGGCGATGAAAACACCCCTGGAACGGGGGTATTGCCTTCTATTATTGAAGACCTAGATACAATTAAAATTGCCCTACTCCCCACCTCTTACCGCACTGTACAAAAAGATGGTATTACTATAGATGGAATCACTTACTATTCGGATGTGTTACGAGCTTGGATAGGGATTACGGATAAAAACAATAAAAAAATCAAACATAAAATCAAGCAAGATCCTCTTTCTTTGAGAAAGATTTATTTTTTTGACCCTGAAATTAAGCAGTATTTTGAAATACCTTATCGTAAAATATACGCTCCAGACATGACATTTTGGGATTTATTGGCGGCAAAACGCTATCTTAAAGAGAATAAAATTCAAAACTACTCTGAAGAAGATCTGTTTGAAGCGTATGAAAAACTTGAACGGATGGAAAAAGAAGTCAAAGACAAACAAGGTAAAGTTAAACTACGAAAATCTCAAGCTCCTAAAATCAGTACAATACAAAAATCCAAAGAAATTAAAGAAGAAGCACCAGAAGAAGATGATTTAGATTCTCTCTTCAAAAACATCACTCTCTATAAAGTTGCACCAAGGAAAAACAAACATGAAATTTGAACTCACACCCGATGCACAAGAAATGCTTTCTAAAAGTGCTGAAGAGCGGATGGATTATATAGCACAAAAGACTTGGATTGATTATCCAAATGCAGAATTTATATTGAATCAATTTGAAAATCTTTTGCGTTTTGAAAAGAATAAACATAGAATAACAAGCTACTTACTGGTTGGTTCAACGCACAATGGGAAAACTTCCATTTTACATAGATTTATGGAACTACATCCAGCCTATGATTTATTTCAAAATAATATGAACAGTCTTACTAAAGAGTTTTTTGACCAATATGAAGCAACTAGCACTCCTGTTTTATATCTGATGGCACCCTCAGAACCTAGTGAATCGAGGCTCTATAATCGAATATTAAAAAGCATGAATGCCCCTTATAAAGAAGGTGATTCGATAGAGAAGAAACTCAATTTGGTTGAATATTATTTAAAATTTCTAAATGTTGAAATCCTGATTATAGACGAAATTCATAATTTTCTCAGCGGTTCAACGGTTAGGCAAAAACAGGTACTCAATGCTATTAAAAACCTTAGTAATCAGTTACAAATCCCTATTCTTTTAGCTGGCACAAAAGATGCTCTTAGAGCATTTGGTAGTGATCGCCAATTGATTAATCGATTTAGGCCAACGTATATTAAAAAATGGAAGTTCGATCAAGAATATATAAACTTTTTAGCAACCCTACTCACAACAATACCCTTGAAGGAAGAATCCGATATTTTACAAGCGAAGATAAGGAGAAGAATTCTTGAATTTTCATATGGTTGTATCGGTGATATCGTTGCTTTGATTAAACGCGCAGCGATTATAGCCTTAGAAAACAAACAAGAAAAAATTACTGAAAAAGATATCATCGAGGCCGCCACTAAAGTATCTTTAGAAAACTTGTACCAAAATATCGAATTGAAAGATGTATGATTAAAGGTCTTTGTCGCAAAGAATTCTTGCATAAAAGACCTCCTCTTATTCCTGTACCATTCTCAGATGAAATTCTAAGTTCTTGGATTGCCAGATTAGCGTATGCAAATCAAATGCATCCAAAAACTTTTTTAAACACCTACCTTGGGCTCAAACATAGAGATCATTTTAAAAATTGCCTGGATGCACATATTAATGATGAAATACTGAACTGCCTACAAACAATCACAAGCCCACATTTTTCACTTAAAGATATGATTCTTAAATCATATGCAGGTATTCTAAGAGAAGGTGTAATCAAAGAATTACATAATAGTTATCTTGGACACATGCAATTTTGTCCTCAATGTTTACAAGAACATATTCCTTATTACAAAAAATTCTGGCATGTTAACTTGCTAACAACCTGTGAAAAACACTGTAGCTTCTTATATGATTCTTGTCCCAAATGCAAAAAACCTATCGAGATTCTTCAAATGCATCATGATACATTTGATTATACGTTTTGTTACTACTGTGGGTATGACTTAAAGAAAGCGCCTATCAAAAAAATTGGTAATAAATATACTTTTGGTATTTTGGCTAATCAAAAGCTAACAAAAATGATAGAAAATGGGTATATCCAACTAGGAGAATCCATCGTATACTCATTTTGTTTTGTGGATACGATTACACAGTTATCAAAGCTAATTTTATTACGTAGAAATTTTGCTTTTATTCATAAACATCCACTTTTTAAACTCTTAGAAAATCGTTTAAAAAGCTCCTTATCTTCAAAGCAATCTACCCATTTACAACTCACTGTCGCTGAAAAATATGCGCTTTTTGGGCTTATTATGTATTTATTTGAGGACTATCCCAATCATTTTTCTCAATTTATCACAATGAATCATTTAACACATTGGGACATGATGAAAGATCTCCGATATAAAGCTTTTTGGTATGAGAATCTCGTTAATAACATTACCCCTCGATATATTGCATTCGGGAATATGGTCACGTATGAAGAAGTAAAAAATGCTATTGAATATTTAAAGCGACAAAAAATTCCCATTATAAAAGCAAATTTACAAAGACTTTTTCATAATAGAGGATTTTTTGATAGATTAAAATTGATTACAACCATTTAGCTTTACTTATATCTTATATTAATCCTAATTTGACTATCATTTATACTAACTTACGAAATGCATGTTCTGCTTAATAAAATATTTTTTAATTTATATTGGGAATTTTCTTGAATTTAGAACTTATAACGCTAACAACTAGTATAATTTTTCTAATTATTATATTGATAATTAGAAAGAAATATATACTTGCTAATGTTATCAAACATAATTCTTATCCCATGGTGCCGATTGATAATAACTTGCTACTTGATGAATCAAACAAAATTATAAAAGAAAGTATAAAAATTTTTGATATCCTAGAAAAATATAATGCTCATAATATAGGCAAGATTGAAAATAATAAGAATTTAGTGGAATTATTGAATTGTTTAAAAATATTGCATTTAAAATATACAGAACACTTGAAAGAAATCTATAATCAACTTCAAAGTGAATTAGAAACCCTCTCAAATAACCAAAAAAAACGATCTTATAAACAATTGGTATCATCTTTTAATATTTTATTATTGAATCGCGAGCTCACAGATTTAATGGATACACTGAAACGTACACATTATCAGAATGTAGAACATACAATACTTAACTTGCATAATTATTTACCGCAGAATGATCACACAATAGCAGCTCTTTATAAAAATGAAGCCTTAGTATTTTCAAATGAAAAGAAAGCTAACGAATTTATAGAAAATGCAATAGATTTACTAACTAAAATCATTAATAATGAATTGTTAAAATACAATGAAGAACTAGAGTTCATAAATCGAAACTTTAAAATGGTATCTATCTCTCAATTTGAGCTTTCTTCATTCACCGTCAATAAGCAAGCTTTTCAGTCATTAATTATTGATTTTAAGCAAACACGAATCCAACGAAAAAAGGGTGATGGATTTATGGACTCTGTTTTAAATACATTAAATAATGATTGGGGAAGATACGATACATCTTATCATGTAACTAAATTTAAAATTGAAAAAAAGACTTTTATAAATAGTTTAAATAGTTTACTGAATGAATTACAAAATCATATTAATAATTTTTACCAAGTATTAGATACAAAATTATATATACAACATGAAAAAACAAACTTCCATATTGATATGATGAATCTCTCACTAAAATGTGATCTTGTTATGTCTAATATTCAGGATATTGTATATTGTCAAAGAGTAAACCAAAAGTTACTTCGCAGAATATCAAATATAACAAAAATTTCTCAATTAAACAAGAAACCACATGCATAAGAAAATGACCATATTAGATACTTTCAACATTAATATCGATGAAGAAGAATTAGCAACATTAGAAAAGAATCATAAATATATATCTCAAAAACTTATTTTAGATGCTATTAATGGTATTAATGTAACAGCTAGAGACCTACAAAACACTTCAAATACTAGACAGTCACTATTCCATAGAACTTTTGATAGCCTCACTGGTAATGCAAGACGAAGACAAGACTTAATAAATGAAAATCTTATTGAAGGAATCAATGCTTGTACATCTTGGTTGCAAGACCATGAAAGACACCTAAGTAGAATAGATAATAGAATTTTTGATTTAGTTGTTGAACTAGAAAGAACACAAGACGAAATTTTGAAATTTTATATACAACATGAAAATTTAAAAAACAATGTTGATCTATTGAAGGAAAGTTTTTCTCAGTTTATAAAATATTCAAGTGAAAGATTCATCTCTTGTGAAAAGCGTATAACAACTATTGAAATAAAAACAGATATTGATAAGGAAATAAGTTATCTCAAATCTGGAGAAAAATATAAAGGTTATGATATTACACTTAAAATTTATTCTTTATTAGATAATCTAAAAAGTGGATCTTTTGGTACTTATTATGATAACAACTTGAATTTAAATGACGATAATATAATCTATTTAAAAAGTGAATTAAAAAACTTTATAAAACAAGAGATAGGGAGTAATTTTCACAATATATTTTTAAATTATGATGACATATCTCATAAATTTAATCAATTAAGTATTTTAGAAAAAAAGGCAATTTCTTTTATTAGTACTCAACACTATAATTCCTTAATAGAACAACGTGAATATGTACAAATTTCTGATTTAATAAGTATACTTTCTACCTATCCTCAAGATGAAGTGAAAGCAGTAATTCAAAATCAGTCCAACATTAGTAATTTTATTACATATGAAGACTTTATTGAAGATTGTATTGTTGAGCATTTAAAAGGATAATCATATGATGAAACCAAAATTAGGAATTGTATTATCTGGTGGTGGCGCGAAAGGAGCATATGAAGCTGGGTTTTTAAAGGCTTTAGCAGAATTTAATATCCAACCACATGCAATTGCTGGCACAAGTATAGGAGCACTCAATGGTGCTATTTATTCTGCGAACATAAATACAAGTACAACAGCTGTTTTAATAGAAAAAATTTGGCAAGATATGGGAAATTCTAACGCACTTCAATTTGATAAGAAAAAAGTTTTTATCAATCTTGTTGAAGTAATTACATATTTTAGTCCGTTAGCCCCTGTAAGTAAACTTGCAAAATTTGTACAAGGCTTTTCTGTAGCTAATAGTAAAAAAGGTCTGTTAACAACTCGTCCAATAGAAAATATTCTAGAAAAATACGCGCCTCTTCATAAACTTAAAAAAGGTCTTCCTTTCTATATAGGTTTAACAAAAAGTCATGGTAACATGATTGACATATTACGATTATTTGAAATTGAAAATCTTGGATCAACAAATTTTAAAAAAGTGCAATTGTTAAATGAAAAAGATATTTATAATGCCATTCTAGCTTCAGCTGCACTTCCTATAGCCTTTGATGCTATTAAAGTCGATGGAACATATTATCGAGATGGTTGTTTAGGTTCTATAAATAACGAATGGGGAAATACGCCAGCACACCCCTTAATTACAGAAGAAAAATGTACACATATAATTGTTTGTCATTTGAATGAAGGAAGCTTTTTTAATAGACATGATCCTTTATTTAAAGATATTGCAATCATTGAAATCAGACCTCAAAGCAATACTTTTTCATCAATACTAGATCCATTGGCATTTGATGTTAGTAAAATTGATTTATGGATAGAACAGGGATATACGGATAGTAAAAAAATTTTATCTGAGTCATTAGAAGCTCTAAATGAGAATTATCAAAGAATCACATCTGAAATTCAAACTGATTTAGCACTAGAAAAATTAAAAATTAAAAAATTTTCCATTCCAGATGAATAACCAAATAATTTTTTATATCAAAAATCCCTATTGTAGGATACTCGCTAAAAACTATCATTAATAAAGCTATATTTTATGAATCAAATGGATTCTTTACCTCTTTTGCCACATTCTCAACACTAATCTTTTCAGGTAGTGCTTGCTTCTTTAAATACTCAACAATAGTGTCTATTTGACGTTTAAGGGCAAAGGCATATTCTAAGCCTTGTTGATCTTTGGTGATATCTACAGAGCCATGTATAGAGATTCTATCCAATCTATTCTCGATATCGAGTTC encodes:
- a CDS encoding DNA-processing protein DprA; this encodes MDMTVAGTGLDIRYPALHVKLIEGIEKEGLVLSQFEAGQPSLKWNFPLRNELVVALGDALVVTQADLKSGTMHSIEFALKMQKPIYVLPHRLGESEGTNWLLSKGLAKPLYDIDAFVALFGKVELTCKDDFLIYCDTHPLYHDAVEKFAQKVFEYECLGKIKVENGRIKRA
- a CDS encoding TniQ family protein, with protein sequence MIKGLCRKEFLHKRPPLIPVPFSDEILSSWIARLAYANQMHPKTFLNTYLGLKHRDHFKNCLDAHINDEILNCLQTITSPHFSLKDMILKSYAGILREGVIKELHNSYLGHMQFCPQCLQEHIPYYKKFWHVNLLTTCEKHCSFLYDSCPKCKKPIEILQMHHDTFDYTFCYYCGYDLKKAPIKKIGNKYTFGILANQKLTKMIENGYIQLGESIVYSFCFVDTITQLSKLILLRRNFAFIHKHPLFKLLENRLKSSLSSKQSTHLQLTVAEKYALFGLIMYLFEDYPNHFSQFITMNHLTHWDMMKDLRYKAFWYENLVNNITPRYIAFGNMVTYEEVKNAIEYLKRQKIPIIKANLQRLFHNRGFFDRLKLITTI
- a CDS encoding TniB family NTP-binding protein, which codes for MKFELTPDAQEMLSKSAEERMDYIAQKTWIDYPNAEFILNQFENLLRFEKNKHRITSYLLVGSTHNGKTSILHRFMELHPAYDLFQNNMNSLTKEFFDQYEATSTPVLYLMAPSEPSESRLYNRILKSMNAPYKEGDSIEKKLNLVEYYLKFLNVEILIIDEIHNFLSGSTVRQKQVLNAIKNLSNQLQIPILLAGTKDALRAFGSDRQLINRFRPTYIKKWKFDQEYINFLATLLTTIPLKEESDILQAKIRRRILEFSYGCIGDIVALIKRAAIIALENKQEKITEKDIIEAATKVSLENLYQNIELKDV
- a CDS encoding diguanylate cyclase regulator RdcB family protein — protein: MHKKMTILDTFNINIDEEELATLEKNHKYISQKLILDAINGINVTARDLQNTSNTRQSLFHRTFDSLTGNARRRQDLINENLIEGINACTSWLQDHERHLSRIDNRIFDLVVELERTQDEILKFYIQHENLKNNVDLLKESFSQFIKYSSERFISCEKRITTIEIKTDIDKEISYLKSGEKYKGYDITLKIYSLLDNLKSGSFGTYYDNNLNLNDDNIIYLKSELKNFIKQEIGSNFHNIFLNYDDISHKFNQLSILEKKAISFISTQHYNSLIEQREYVQISDLISILSTYPQDEVKAVIQNQSNISNFITYEDFIEDCIVEHLKG
- a CDS encoding TnsA endonuclease N-terminal domain-containing protein; the encoded protein is MILEFDTTVLKYEEQPIQMYYDYSDTQKRRYTPDTLVTYTDGTQKLFEVKYANDFTRYPELPKKIEILRQYIQETYNIEFEVFTDQNITKVILDNYKFLYKFAFVPLHTSIHEQIYYHIKTTSSINVQQLLTLLCHPQEELKYILPYVWNYFFQNHHLLNLNLPLTMCSIIYKNGATHG
- a CDS encoding patatin-like phospholipase family protein, translating into MKPKLGIVLSGGGAKGAYEAGFLKALAEFNIQPHAIAGTSIGALNGAIYSANINTSTTAVLIEKIWQDMGNSNALQFDKKKVFINLVEVITYFSPLAPVSKLAKFVQGFSVANSKKGLLTTRPIENILEKYAPLHKLKKGLPFYIGLTKSHGNMIDILRLFEIENLGSTNFKKVQLLNEKDIYNAILASAALPIAFDAIKVDGTYYRDGCLGSINNEWGNTPAHPLITEEKCTHIIVCHLNEGSFFNRHDPLFKDIAIIEIRPQSNTFSSILDPLAFDVSKIDLWIEQGYTDSKKILSESLEALNENYQRITSEIQTDLALEKLKIKKFSIPDE
- a CDS encoding sulfite exporter TauE/SafE family protein, encoding MGFEWILAFLALGLVVGFMAGLLGIGGGGIMVPILTSIFLAQGIPVEQVVHMALGTSMASIIFTSFASMRAHHKKGAVMWNVVKYMAGGVILGTFAATFLATYMKSVHLAIFFAVFMAYVSIQMAIDKKPKPSRELSTPPSLFGVGSLIGIVSALVSIGGGSLTVPYLVWQNVDLKRAIATSAAIGFPLSIAGTLGYVINGMMHSSGSEMMLGFVYLPGVILISIVSYFTAPLGAKMAHTLPVGKLKKIFALLLMILSIKMLTSVI
- a CDS encoding Mu transposase C-terminal domain-containing protein codes for the protein MAKIDLKIGSHVFYNNEPYCIYRIVNLSEVGLEHLKTKKLLNAKITELSSKEVPEVPKNIMEYSQREWDEAKKRFDMIKDIVYKSASKEDISKICTQHNVSHTTLYTWKRRYEQTAEISSLISNKSQRGKKGARVDPKVEAIIDESLETLYLNKQRYSFPRIYNKIARECVKAVLEPPHANTVRNRIKAIHPKEALKRRYSAKLAHEKFSNFEGEYPYGNYPLEVVQIDHTPLDIIVVDKTYRKPLGRPYLTLAIDVYSRMIAGFYLSLQSPGYYNVSQCILSIFSQKDTYLAHYNVSGKWEIFGIPRMIHVDNGQDLVSEETQRACEEFGCSLLKRPVGRPQFASHIERLFGTINGEIHNLPGTTRSNIQERATYDSAKHACYTLDELTQWLIHYIVNIYHTKHHTGIEMSPNDKYQKGILGDENTPGTGVLPSIIEDLDTIKIALLPTSYRTVQKDGITIDGITYYSDVLRAWIGITDKNNKKIKHKIKQDPLSLRKIYFFDPEIKQYFEIPYRKIYAPDMTFWDLLAAKRYLKENKIQNYSEEDLFEAYEKLERMEKEVKDKQGKVKLRKSQAPKISTIQKSKEIKEEAPEEDDLDSLFKNITLYKVAPRKNKHEI